TTCTCTAGATGTCGCTCTGTCTCCTTCTTCAATTAAAAAGAAACCATAATCTTCAAGGAAATCTTGATTGTTCTTGAATGAATTATATGCTTTATGATAGCTGGTTAATGACTCTTTAAATTGTTCGGTTTGCTGATAAGATACAGCAGCTATCCATTCAAACTGCGGATCATCCTCTCCATATCGCCTTACTTCACCAATACACTCCAATACATCTTCATACCTTTCGTGGTGCATATACAATTTCAATAGGGTGAGTGCAGCTTCCAGGTATCCCGGATCAATGGCAAGTGCTTCTTTAAATAGATTTTCCGCCTCTTCATCAAGCCCGCTTTTCAAGGCTATTTTTCCTCCGAAGAAGTAAAGTTCCTTATTGAATTCATCAGCCTTGATTCCTTCTTTGACCGTTTTCAAGGCCTTTTCCAGATCTTCAAGATGTTCATAACTCTTTGCCAGGTACAAATATAGAGAATGGTATTCATGATCTAATTCTTTCAGTTCAATAAACTTTCGTATGGCTGTCTCATAAAGACCTGCCTGAAAAGCTGTAAATGCATATTCAAATAGGGTATTGATTTCAAGTCCATCCTGTAAGGCCTTTTCAAAGTGGGGAAGGGCCTCCTCGAACTTTCCTGAACTGCTTAATGCTTCAGCAAGCCTCTGATTGACATTAACACCAGCGATTTCTTGTTCCTGTTCCAAAACCTTTATGTAATTTGCAATGGCTTCCTGATCCCTTCCTTGATGAAAGAACAGTTCAGCTAGTGCAAAATCAATGATGATCTCATCTGGAAGCATTTCCTTGGCTTGCTGTAATTTCCGTTCGCTGACCTCATCCATCCCCTGTAATTGATAAAGGTCCGCTTCCAAAAGCAAAGCACTTGGATATACTTCATCATCTGCACTTACTTTTTCAAGCAACAGCATCGCTTCATCTTCCTGGTCCATGTCAATAAGGATTTCCGCCAACGAAACAATCAATTCTCCTTCATTGGGATAGAGCTGCAGCAGATGTTCAAAAAGATCCTTTGCCTCCTCCGCAAAACCAAGCTGGAGCATTTCTTCGGCCAGCAACAATATGTCCTCTGCTGACTCTGATGATTTAATTCGATTTATATGTTTAAGAGCTTCTGTTAATTCCCCTTTTTTTAAATGCTGTATAACTTGTTCCACTGTGTTCATTGTTGAATCCTTCCTTTTGCAAGATAGACTTGGTCCCTAGTCATACACACACTCACGCCATAATGTAACATATTGTTCCATTAAGAACAAAATACCTTGTATTCGCGAGATGCATAGTAAACAGTATTCATTAGTTTACCACACTGTAGCCCTGTATTCCATTGATGAAGTCCCCTCCCATTCTCATTAAAAAAAGGTTACTAGTTAATTCTCCACGCTATGGTGAATCTCCTTTTTGATCATGAACCCCTTTTTCATTATTTTCATGACCATACAGGTAAAAAAAGCCCGGATGTTAGCGCTTTCAACACTTTTGAGCATTTAAAAAAAGTTTACAGACCAAATAAGGTATGTAAACTTTTTTTATATTTACTTTATCAATTCACTCAAATGCCCAAAAAATTGTGGATATGATACATCTATGGCATCAGGATCAGCAAGTTCAACTTCCCCATCCGTTATCAAAGCCGCTACAGCAAGCATCATCCCGATACGATGATCTCCATGGCTTGTAACCTTACCTCCATTAAGGGCTTTACGTCCTTTGATGATCAATCCATCTGCTGTCGGGGTTATATCTGCCCCAAGGATGGAGAGCTCATTCGCAACAGTATCAATTCGATTCGTCTCTTTCACTTTAAGTTCTGCTGCATCCTTGATTGTCGTTATCCCTTCAGCCTGTGTTGCCAGAAGTGCAATTACCGGTATTTCATCGATGAGTCGGGGAATTAAATCACCGCTGATGGTCGTCCCTTTTAGTCGGGAACTTCTGACAGTGATGTCTCCTGCAGGTTCACCCTCGCTCGTCTTCTTCTCTATCGTAATATCCGCCCCCATCGATTTCATGACTTCGATGATTCCTGTCCTTGTCGGATTAAGGCCTACATTCTTTAACACCACTTCACTATTTTCCGTAATCGCTGCAGCCACCATGAAGAAAGCAGCCGAAGAAATATCACCCGGCACATGGATGGAAGTCCCTTTGAAGACTTGGTTTCCGCTTACTTTAATCGTGTGACCGTCCTTTTCGATTTTCCCGCCAAACTCTTGGATCATTCGTTCTGTATGATCACGGGTCTCTTCCGGTTCGATAATGATCGTTTCACCTTCCGCCTGTAAACCAGCCAAGATTATCGCTGATTTTACCTGCGCACTTGCTACAGGCAATTCATAGCGAAACCCATTTAATTTGCCACCTCTTATGCAGAGCGGGGTGTATTCCGCTCCTTTTCGGCCATCAATGACTGCTCCCATCTGACGAAGAGGGGTGACTACCCGGGTCATTGGACGTTTGGCTATCGATTCATCACCTGCCAAAACGGCCGAAAATGGCTGTCCTGCCAAAATGCCCATCATTAACCTGATCGTCGTACCAGAATTTCCGACATCCAGAACAGATTCAGGTTCCTTTAATCCATTAAAACCTTTGCCTTCAATTTTGACGTTCTGCCCATCTTGTTCAATATGGACTCCAAGCTGCTTAAAACAGGAAATCGTACTTAAACAGTCGGCTCCTGGAAGAAAATTAGTGACTGTCGTTTCCCCTTCGGCAAGCGCTCCGAACATTATCGAACGATGGGAGATCGACTTATCTCCAGGTATGGCAATCGAACCACGTAATGTTCGGATGTTTGTTTGTAATTTTTTTGAATTCATAAAACCATCCTTTCCTATCAATATTATGCCAGGATCGTTTCATAATCTGTATGTCTAGAAATACACTCCGCAGCTTTGATTCGATCAACATCCGTTTGGAAGCTGATGACCAGCACACCGTATATCTCTTCCCTGGTTTCAATGATCCTTATGTTAGTAATGCTGATACCTTCTTGAGCCAAATATCCGGTAATCTCAGAAATTATTCCGGCATAATCCGGTATATCGATATATAAATCATAAAACGCTGGTATGGCGCCTTTTGCATGTGTGGGCAAATCATCCCTGAAAATCTTGGCATCGGTAAAGAATCGAAGGATTTCTTCACTATCTTCATTCGCAACCAGACCTTTTATATGCTCCATTTCATTCAGCCAATCATTCATTAATTCAAGTAGCACATCCCGGTTATGTAACAAAATGTCACGCCACATTTCCGGACTGCTTGAAGCAATTCTTGTAATATCTCGGAATCCGCCTGCTGCAAGCCTTGAAATCAACTTGTTTTCCTTACTGTAATGTTCTGCCTGCTTAACGAGCCCCGACGCGACAATATGCGGAAAATGACTAATGACCCCAGTCAGCTTATCATGAGTGGCCGGACTCACAACCAGAAAGTTAGCTCTTGTCCCTTGCAGCCACCCTTTAAGCTGCTCAACTTTTTCTTCTTCAATGGAATCGCCGGGAGTAAGCAAATAAAATGCGTGTTCGAATAAATGCAATTTGGCTGCCGCAGCACCGCTTTTATGGGAACCAGCCATAGGGTGCCCCCCGATGAAGGCCACCCCTTTATCTATCAATGGTTTTGCTGCCTTTACGACTGTATCCTTCGTACTTCCTGCATCCGATATGAGGACATCACTTTTTAAATCCATATCGGCCAATTGAGCTAAAATCTTCACGGTTTCATTGACAGGCACAGCAAGTAGAATCAAATCAGCTTCACGTGCTCCCGCTTCCAAAGATGATACAGACTCATCAATGATCCCCAATAGCGTCGATAGTTGAACATTCTTTTCGCTTAGGTCCATACCAACAATCACGGCTTCAGGATGTGCATGGCGTACAGCCATGGCCAGTGATCCGCCAATTAGACCTAAACCTATTACAAAAACCTTACCCTTCACTCTTCTCTCCCCCGCATCTTTTATGCTCCTCTAGGTTTGATGAAACGTTAAAGCAGCGAATCAGAAGGTGCCTCAGCTTCATTCAAAAAAGTTTTAATCGCATTAATCATTCCTTCATTTTCTTCAGTGGAACCAATCGTTACCCTCAGGCTGTTAGGAAAACCGAAAGATTTCCCCGACCTTGCGATGTACCCGCGTTCAAGCAAATATTGAAACACCACGTCGGCATCCTGTTTAAAATGGATAAAGATGAAATTACCTTGTGACGGGTAATAAGCTAAATTTTCCTTATTGCAAAATTCATAGTACCGCTTGAGCCCTTTTTGATTTTCTTCCTTGCATTTTTCAATGAAGGCTTGATCTTCCAAAGCGACGATAGCAATATTCTGTGCAAATGTGTTCACATTGAATGGTTCCCGGGATGGATCTAGTTTCTGAATAATATCCTCATCCGCCAAACCGTACCCTACCCTAAAACTGGCAAGTCCATAAATTTTTGAGAATGTCCGGAGTATGATCAAATTTTTATATTTATTAATCCATTGATTCGTTCTCGGGTAATCCTCAGCCGTTGCATATTCACAATAAGCTTCATCCAAAACGATTAGAACATCTTCCGGCACTTTTTCGATGAACGATACTAAGTCCTGTTCCGAAATGTATTTACCAGTTGGATTATTTGGTGTACAAAGCCAGACAACCGCTGTTTTTTCATCTATAACTTTAAGCATTCCTTCTAGATCATGAGCACCGTCAATATGGGGAACTTCCCTGATTTCCGCACCTTCTAACGTGGCATTATGGCGATACTGCGAAAAAGTGCCTGTTGCCATGACCGTATTCTTTCCTGCTCCCAATAGGCTCCTGGAGATGATTTGAATGTTCTCATCAGATCCATTTCCAAAAATAAGCTGAGTTTCTTTCACACCTGTATGTTTTGCAACAGCTTCCCTAAGCATCGTGGCATATCCATCCGGATAGATGGCAAACGAATGGGTTGAATTCCTAACGGATTCTTTGACTTTTTCCGAACAGCCAAAAGGATTTTCATTTGAAGCTAATTTCGTGATTTTTTCCAACCCGTATAATTTTTTCACTTCATCAGTGGATTTTCCCGGTTGATAAGACTTCAAGGAGAGGACCGCTTCATTCCATTTCAAGTAAATCACCCCTATATATTTTTTATCACTTTAAAGTAACAAAGTGCGAAAGTAGTATATCATATTCATAGATTTTAAATCATCTTATATCTGCTTTGTCAAATCTGGCCGTAATACCGTAGCCCCTGCCTGGTATACATGATGTATTTCTTTTTGAGATTTCGTCGTATTTACGTGGATCATGACCCGGATGCAAAACGGCAGGGAATTGCTCACGGGTATTTCTTTCATGCATGTAACCGGTACATAAGTCCAGCCTTCGAATTTCCTCAAGGCTTTGGCGGGGAAGACAGAGCGAATCTCTTCCGTCGCAGAAAAAAATACAGAAGCTACCATATCGGGATCAATCTCGTTGACCCGAATGATCTCCGCCATCAACTTTTCGACAGCTGAAATCACTTCCATCTCTGTGTCTCTTTCTACTGTAGTGGCACCCCTTATTCCTCTTATCACACATAGTCCCCCTTCTTTAGAACTCTATATCATATCCGCCATTTCCTCTATCAGCTCAGTGTCGGCTAAATCCATTAATAGCGGTGACCCCACTTCGTTTAGCAGAACAAAGGTAGCTGAATCATTGACCGATTTTTTGTCTGTTTTCATTAAATCAAGTAGCATTGCATGTTCCAGTCGGGTTGGAATGATTATTTGATAACCTAAAGAAGAAACCCAGTCAATAAACTCATCTAGTTTAAAATCGAGATCCACTTTTTTCCTGCTTAATCTAAGAGCATATACCATCCCGATTAAAATTGATTCACCATGCGTAAAGTTTCCGTATCCCATTGAACTTTCCACTGCATGTCCAAGCGTATGACCAAAATTCAAAAAGGCACGAATCCCGTTTTCCTTCTCATCCTCTTCGACAATTTTAGCTTTAATGCCAATTCCTTTTGTAATCATTGTCAGGAATTGCTCATCCGTTAGATCATTCAAATCAACAATATTCGACTTTAACCATAGATAAAACTCATTATCTGCTATCAAGGAATGTTTAATGACTTCCGCAAAACCTGACCTTAATTCTTTAAGAGGCAAAGTTTTAAGAAATTCAAGATCATAAATGACCGCTTCAGGCTGATGAAAGGCCCCAATCATATTTTTCCCCAGCGGGTGATTGATGGCAACCTTGCCACCCACTGCACTATCATGGGCGAGCAAAGTCGTCGGAACCTGTATAAATGGAATCCCTCTCATAAAAGTGGCCGCAACGAATCCAGCCAAGTCACCGACTGCACCACCGCCAAGGGCGATAATCAATGACTTGCGATTAATCTGATGGGATAAGCAGAAACTTTGGCATTCATAAAACACATCGAAAGTTTTAGCATGCTCCCCTTCTGGCACTACATGATGCAGGACCGGTTTTCCCGTCTTGATCAGAGCGTTTTTCACAGTTTCCAAGTGAAGTGCCGCCACTTTCTCATCAGTTATGATCAGAATCTTGTTTAGATGATTTAATTCGTGTGTTATTAATTCTGGCAATTCTTTTATTGCCCTCTTGCCAATTAAAACCGGATATTGCTTGGAAGCCGTTTTTATTTGGATGGATTCCATGATTTAAAACCCCTTTACTTCTTCCCGATATGATCTCATGTATTCTGCTAATTGCTCATACCGATCTGATGGGAATTGATCAATGATGGCAGCCGCCAGCTCCCATGCCACTACCGCCTCAGCAACTACCGCTGCAGCAGGAACCGCACAACTATCGGAACGTTCGACACTTGCTTCAAACACTTCCTTCGTATCGATATCAACACTTTTCAAAGGTTTATATAAAGTCGGGATCGGCTTCATCACACCGCGTACAACTATCGGCATTCCAGTTGTCATACCGCCTTCAAAACCGCCAAGGCGATTGGTTTTTCGGTAATAACCCTGATCTTCGTCCCATGCGATTTCATCATGGACCTCACTGCCGAATAGATGGGCCGCTTCAAATCCAAGACCTATTTCCACACCTTTAAAAGCATTGATGCTCATTATCGCTGCGGCTAGTTTCGCATCAAGTTTCCGGTCATAATGCACATAACTTCCCACACCTACAGGCATTCCTTCTACAATGACTTCAACGATTCCGCCGATGGAATCTCCTTTTTGTTTCGCTTCATCAATTGCATCCTTCATCTGTTGCTCTACGTTTTTGTCAAAACATCTAACAGAAGATTCTTCCGTTACTTGTTGTAATTGCTGAATCGTTTCGTATTTTGGCGGTTCTGCCTTCACTCCGCCAATTTCCAAAACATGCGATGCCACTTCTATCCCCAATAAAGACAATAGCTTTTTAGCGACAGCACCTGCTGCCACCCTTACTGTCGTTTCACGGGCTGAAGAGCGTTCCAGAACATTTCTCAAATCGCGGTGCCCATATTTAATCCCGCCGTTCAAGTCGGCATGACCAGGACGGGGCCGGGTGATTTTACGTTTAATTTCTTCTGCTTCCTCTTCTGAAAGCCCTTCACTTCCCATAATCTTTGTCCAATGCTTCCAGTCATCGTTCTCAACCACCAAAGCAACCGGTGAACCGAGTGTGTATCCATGTCTGATTCCCGAAGAAATGAATGCCTGATCTTTCTCGATCTGCATCCTTCTTCCACGTCCATGCCCTTTTTGCCGGCGCCCTAACTCTTGATTAATATCCTCATTCGATATCGGCATTCCTGCCGGTAATCCTTCAATGATAGTAGTCAGTTGCGGACCATGTGATTCTCCCGCTGTTAAATATCTCATCTTCCAGCCCCCTTTTAGCACTTTAAAGTGTATATGTATCAATATACCACAATTTTATGAAATATGGGTATATGTAAAACGTAAAAACCATATTGTTTGAATTTAATCACTTTTCTCTCTATTTTACAAGTACTTAAACATTTTCGATATAGTTTAATCTTTCAAATTTGAGTTCTACTGGATTTGCCTTTTCACGACAAACGAAAAGGGACTGAATGCTTATGTACAGAATCAGTCCCTTTTTATTCAAAGTATTTAC
This sequence is a window from Brevibacillus sp. JNUCC-41. Protein-coding genes within it:
- a CDS encoding tetratricopeptide repeat protein — protein: MNTVEQVIQHLKKGELTEALKHINRIKSSESAEDILLLAEEMLQLGFAEEAKDLFEHLLQLYPNEGELIVSLAEILIDMDQEDEAMLLLEKVSADDEVYPSALLLEADLYQLQGMDEVSERKLQQAKEMLPDEIIIDFALAELFFHQGRDQEAIANYIKVLEQEQEIAGVNVNQRLAEALSSSGKFEEALPHFEKALQDGLEINTLFEYAFTAFQAGLYETAIRKFIELKELDHEYHSLYLYLAKSYEHLEDLEKALKTVKEGIKADEFNKELYFFGGKIALKSGLDEEAENLFKEALAIDPGYLEAALTLLKLYMHHERYEDVLECIGEVRRYGEDDPQFEWIAAVSYQQTEQFKESLTSYHKAYNSFKNNQDFLEDYGFFLIEEGDRATSREVFNKLLEMNPANDEYAMILERLGESTDEM
- the aroA gene encoding 3-phosphoshikimate 1-carboxyvinyltransferase, translating into MNSKKLQTNIRTLRGSIAIPGDKSISHRSIMFGALAEGETTVTNFLPGADCLSTISCFKQLGVHIEQDGQNVKIEGKGFNGLKEPESVLDVGNSGTTIRLMMGILAGQPFSAVLAGDESIAKRPMTRVVTPLRQMGAVIDGRKGAEYTPLCIRGGKLNGFRYELPVASAQVKSAIILAGLQAEGETIIIEPEETRDHTERMIQEFGGKIEKDGHTIKVSGNQVFKGTSIHVPGDISSAAFFMVAAAITENSEVVLKNVGLNPTRTGIIEVMKSMGADITIEKKTSEGEPAGDITVRSSRLKGTTISGDLIPRLIDEIPVIALLATQAEGITTIKDAAELKVKETNRIDTVANELSILGADITPTADGLIIKGRKALNGGKVTSHGDHRIGMMLAVAALITDGEVELADPDAIDVSYPQFFGHLSELIK
- a CDS encoding prephenate dehydrogenase, coding for MKGKVFVIGLGLIGGSLAMAVRHAHPEAVIVGMDLSEKNVQLSTLLGIIDESVSSLEAGAREADLILLAVPVNETVKILAQLADMDLKSDVLISDAGSTKDTVVKAAKPLIDKGVAFIGGHPMAGSHKSGAAAAKLHLFEHAFYLLTPGDSIEEEKVEQLKGWLQGTRANFLVVSPATHDKLTGVISHFPHIVASGLVKQAEHYSKENKLISRLAAGGFRDITRIASSSPEMWRDILLHNRDVLLELMNDWLNEMEHIKGLVANEDSEEILRFFTDAKIFRDDLPTHAKGAIPAFYDLYIDIPDYAGIISEITGYLAQEGISITNIRIIETREEIYGVLVISFQTDVDRIKAAECISRHTDYETILA
- the hisC gene encoding histidinol-phosphate transaminase: MKWNEAVLSLKSYQPGKSTDEVKKLYGLEKITKLASNENPFGCSEKVKESVRNSTHSFAIYPDGYATMLREAVAKHTGVKETQLIFGNGSDENIQIISRSLLGAGKNTVMATGTFSQYRHNATLEGAEIREVPHIDGAHDLEGMLKVIDEKTAVVWLCTPNNPTGKYISEQDLVSFIEKVPEDVLIVLDEAYCEYATAEDYPRTNQWINKYKNLIILRTFSKIYGLASFRVGYGLADEDIIQKLDPSREPFNVNTFAQNIAIVALEDQAFIEKCKEENQKGLKRYYEFCNKENLAYYPSQGNFIFIHFKQDADVVFQYLLERGYIARSGKSFGFPNSLRVTIGSTEENEGMINAIKTFLNEAEAPSDSLL
- the aroH gene encoding chorismate mutase, producing the protein MIRGIRGATTVERDTEMEVISAVEKLMAEIIRVNEIDPDMVASVFFSATEEIRSVFPAKALRKFEGWTYVPVTCMKEIPVSNSLPFCIRVMIHVNTTKSQKEIHHVYQAGATVLRPDLTKQI
- the aroB gene encoding 3-dehydroquinate synthase gives rise to the protein MESIQIKTASKQYPVLIGKRAIKELPELITHELNHLNKILIITDEKVAALHLETVKNALIKTGKPVLHHVVPEGEHAKTFDVFYECQSFCLSHQINRKSLIIALGGGAVGDLAGFVAATFMRGIPFIQVPTTLLAHDSAVGGKVAINHPLGKNMIGAFHQPEAVIYDLEFLKTLPLKELRSGFAEVIKHSLIADNEFYLWLKSNIVDLNDLTDEQFLTMITKGIGIKAKIVEEDEKENGIRAFLNFGHTLGHAVESSMGYGNFTHGESILIGMVYALRLSRKKVDLDFKLDEFIDWVSSLGYQIIIPTRLEHAMLLDLMKTDKKSVNDSATFVLLNEVGSPLLMDLADTELIEEMADMI
- the aroC gene encoding chorismate synthase — translated: MRYLTAGESHGPQLTTIIEGLPAGMPISNEDINQELGRRQKGHGRGRRMQIEKDQAFISSGIRHGYTLGSPVALVVENDDWKHWTKIMGSEGLSEEEAEEIKRKITRPRPGHADLNGGIKYGHRDLRNVLERSSARETTVRVAAGAVAKKLLSLLGIEVASHVLEIGGVKAEPPKYETIQQLQQVTEESSVRCFDKNVEQQMKDAIDEAKQKGDSIGGIVEVIVEGMPVGVGSYVHYDRKLDAKLAAAIMSINAFKGVEIGLGFEAAHLFGSEVHDEIAWDEDQGYYRKTNRLGGFEGGMTTGMPIVVRGVMKPIPTLYKPLKSVDIDTKEVFEASVERSDSCAVPAAAVVAEAVVAWELAAAIIDQFPSDRYEQLAEYMRSYREEVKGF